A single window of Ovis canadensis isolate MfBH-ARS-UI-01 breed Bighorn chromosome 15, ARS-UI_OviCan_v2, whole genome shotgun sequence DNA harbors:
- the LOC138420389 gene encoding olfactory receptor 5P4-like, whose amino-acid sequence MEIGNHTMVTEFVILGLTEHPTLCSIFFVVFLGIYVATILGNISIITLIHRSPELHTPMYLFLSHLAFVDLGYSSSVTPIMIVSFLEVRTTIPVAGCIAQLGSDVIFGTAECFLLAAVAYDRYVAICSPLLYSTHMSPTLCVILLIASYLGGCVNASSFIGCLLSLTFCGPNKINRFFCDLPPLVKLSCTHVYVAEISPAISAGSIIVITLFTIIVSYLYILLSVLKMCSTEGRSKAFSTCTSHLTSVTLFYGTVTFVYVIPKSSYSPDHIKVVSVVVIPMLNPLIYSLRNKEVKEAMRKLMTRIHQSF is encoded by the coding sequence ATGGAGATTGGAAACCACACAATGGTGACAGAATTCGTTATTTTGGGGCTAACAGAGCATCCTACACTTTGCTCCATCTTCTTTGTGGTTTTTCTAGGAATCTATGTTGCTACCATATTGGGCAATATCAGCATCATCACATTAATTCACAGAAGCCCTGAGCTTCACACCCCGATGTATCTATTCCTCAGCCATCTGGCCTTTGTGGACCTTGGTTACTCCTCATCAGTCACACCTATTATGATTGTGAGTTTCCTAGAAGTAAGAACTACCATCCCTGTTGCTGGCTGTATAGCCCAGCTTGGCTCTGATGTTATCTTTGGAACAGCTGAGTGCTTCCTTTTGGCTGCCGTGGCCTATGATCGCTACGTGGCCATCTGTTCGCCACTTCTATACTCTACACACATGTCTCCCACGCTCTGCGTCATCTTACTGATTGCTTCCTACCTGGGAGGATGTGTGAACGCGTCATCATTTATCGGATGTTTACTGAGCCTGACTTTCTGTGGACCAAATAAAATCAACCGTTTCTTCTGTGACCTGCCACCACTAGTGAAGCTCTCTTGTACTCATGTTTATGTTGCCGAAATATCTCCTGCCATCTCAGCTGGGTCAATAATTGTAATCACACTGTTCACCATAATTGTTTCATATCTATACATCCTCCTGTCAGTTCTGAAGATGTGCTCTACAGAGGGAAGGTCCAAGGCCTTCTCTACTTGCACTTCCCACCTCACTTCAGTCACTTTGTTTTATGGGACAGTCACATTTGTTTATGTCATACCGAAGTCAAGCTACTCACCTGACCATATCAAGGTGGTATCTGTAGTGGTGATCCCCATGTTGAACCCTCTGATCTACAGTCTGAGGAACAAAGAAGTGAAAGAGGCCATGAGAAAACTGATGACTAGAATACATCAGTCATTTTGA